The following are from one region of the Candidatus Dadabacteria bacterium genome:
- a CDS encoding SLC13/DASS family transporter yields the protein MCGKKQFPTSGLSLFFLIMGPVLGAVLFFTLKSLGWESDACWTAAVSAVCAVWWIFEPVPIPVTSLLPFALFPILGVLSPREISESYGAPLILLLLGGFILSTAMAGSGAHRRIALTMVSFFGGSSNRRLVFGFMAASAVLSMWISNTATTLMMLPVAIAVLEKAKDKTLAVPLLLGIAHAASVGGIGTPIGTPPNLVFSEIYFQNTGAEIPFLTWMSWGIPVVVIFVPIIGFYLTRHLSGSGSFTMPEVGKWSAHEMRVLIVFLLTAVAWMTRSEPFGGWKTWFGVPGATDASVALAAVIVMFLVPNGKGGRLLDWDTASDIPWGMLILFGGGIAIAKAFISSGLSIALGEALSGLGVLHIVLILAIICLTITFLTELTSNTATTTLMMPILAATAMAMDIEPALLMVPAAMSASCAFMLPVATAPNVVVFSTGAFPARVMARKGVVLNFIGAFIITAVCAVLL from the coding sequence ATGTGCGGAAAAAAACAGTTTCCGACCAGCGGACTCTCTCTTTTTTTTCTCATCATGGGTCCTGTTCTCGGGGCCGTCCTTTTTTTCACGCTAAAATCCCTTGGGTGGGAGAGTGACGCGTGCTGGACTGCCGCGGTTTCCGCCGTATGTGCGGTGTGGTGGATTTTTGAACCCGTGCCGATTCCTGTGACTTCCCTGTTGCCATTTGCACTGTTTCCGATTCTGGGTGTTCTTTCTCCGAGGGAAATCAGTGAATCCTATGGGGCTCCTCTTATATTGCTCCTTCTCGGCGGATTCATACTGTCAACGGCGATGGCGGGCAGCGGAGCCCACAGGCGCATAGCGCTCACCATGGTCAGTTTTTTCGGAGGGTCAAGCAACAGGCGGCTGGTATTCGGTTTTATGGCAGCCTCGGCGGTGTTAAGCATGTGGATTTCAAACACCGCCACCACTCTTATGATGCTCCCCGTGGCCATAGCCGTGCTGGAAAAAGCCAAAGACAAAACGCTAGCGGTGCCACTGTTGCTCGGCATAGCACACGCGGCGAGTGTCGGAGGGATAGGAACGCCCATAGGAACTCCCCCCAACCTAGTGTTCAGCGAGATTTATTTCCAGAACACCGGGGCGGAAATCCCGTTTCTCACTTGGATGAGCTGGGGAATTCCGGTTGTCGTGATTTTCGTTCCCATAATCGGGTTCTACCTAACTCGGCATCTTAGCGGTTCGGGCAGCTTCACCATGCCGGAAGTGGGGAAGTGGAGTGCTCACGAGATGCGCGTGCTGATTGTCTTCCTACTCACTGCAGTTGCCTGGATGACGCGCAGCGAGCCGTTTGGCGGTTGGAAAACTTGGTTTGGAGTTCCTGGAGCGACCGATGCCAGTGTGGCGCTTGCAGCCGTTATAGTGATGTTTCTCGTCCCAAACGGCAAGGGAGGCAGGTTGCTTGACTGGGATACGGCAAGCGACATTCCTTGGGGAATGCTCATTTTGTTCGGTGGCGGTATCGCGATTGCAAAGGCTTTTATCTCGTCCGGGTTAAGCATTGCGCTCGGCGAAGCTCTTTCCGGTCTTGGCGTTTTGCACATCGTTTTGATACTGGCCATTATCTGCCTTACGATTACTTTTCTCACGGAACTCACGAGCAATACCGCAACCACAACTCTGATGATGCCGATTCTGGCTGCTACCGCGATGGCGATGGACATTGAACCGGCCCTGCTTATGGTCCCCGCGGCGATGAGCGCAAGCTGCGCGTTCATGCTTCCGGTTGCGACTGCGCCGAACGTTGTGGTATTCAGCACAGGAGCCTTCCCGGCTAGGGTGATGGCGAGGAAGGGGGTAGTGCTTAATTTTATCGGCGCGTTTATTATTACGGCTGTGTGTGCGGTTTTGCTTTAA
- the gshA gene encoding glutamate--cysteine ligase gives MFMEQLEKSIEGKSEEISRWIGSHCEKVMVPLYSSVDLRFSEHKIAPIDTNVFPAGFNNLSEGFRKNAGKLFREYLFSRYPSAQKILLVPELNTKNTHYWENVLVIKSVLEDEDYEVEVGIANEEFRRESVSFSSASGKVIEAKRVFQEGGLAKIDGFVPDIVMINNDFSERCPKTLHNLRQPVLPPVEIGWHARKKDVHFEFYNRLCSELAEILEVDPWVMSVETVLESGVDFDFPEDRERVSARAGEVLSIVKDEYSKRGIDHEPSLFVKSNSGTYGMAVASVIDPQSIVRMNSRDRKRMRVSKGGVPVRDVVIQEGVPTSLRVGDGLVGEPVVYLVQSQVAGMFYRVNPLRSELENLNSKGMEFLPCETSSPNGIPSTFDLVSKVATIAAGYEIEKVLRDVDC, from the coding sequence ATGTTTATGGAGCAGCTTGAAAAAAGTATAGAAGGCAAGAGTGAGGAGATTTCCCGCTGGATAGGGTCTCATTGCGAAAAGGTTATGGTGCCGCTTTACAGTTCCGTCGACCTGCGTTTCTCCGAGCACAAAATCGCCCCTATAGATACCAACGTTTTTCCCGCGGGCTTTAACAATCTTTCCGAAGGGTTCAGGAAAAATGCTGGAAAGCTTTTCAGAGAATATCTTTTTTCCAGGTATCCAAGTGCCCAAAAAATTCTCTTGGTTCCCGAGTTGAATACTAAGAACACCCACTACTGGGAAAACGTCTTGGTAATAAAATCTGTTCTGGAGGACGAGGACTACGAGGTAGAGGTCGGAATCGCGAATGAGGAGTTTCGAAGAGAAAGCGTCTCGTTCAGTTCGGCAAGCGGGAAGGTAATCGAGGCGAAACGGGTTTTTCAGGAGGGAGGCTTGGCAAAAATAGACGGCTTCGTTCCTGATATTGTAATGATAAACAACGATTTTTCGGAAAGATGTCCGAAGACGCTTCATAATTTGCGCCAGCCCGTCTTGCCGCCCGTTGAAATAGGATGGCATGCGAGAAAAAAAGACGTACATTTTGAGTTTTATAATCGTCTCTGCAGCGAACTTGCCGAAATACTGGAGGTTGATCCCTGGGTGATGTCGGTTGAAACTGTCTTGGAAAGCGGGGTGGATTTCGATTTTCCCGAGGACAGGGAGCGGGTTTCTGCAAGGGCCGGCGAAGTTCTTTCAATAGTCAAAGACGAGTATTCGAAAAGAGGCATAGATCACGAGCCTTCACTTTTCGTCAAAAGCAATTCGGGGACCTACGGCATGGCTGTTGCGAGTGTCATCGATCCGCAAAGCATAGTGCGGATGAACTCGCGCGACAGGAAGAGAATGCGGGTTTCAAAAGGAGGAGTACCTGTTCGGGACGTTGTCATACAGGAGGGTGTGCCGACATCGCTTCGCGTCGGGGACGGTCTTGTCGGCGAGCCCGTTGTTTACCTCGTTCAGTCCCAAGTGGCGGGGATGTTCTACAGGGTTAATCCTCTTCGGAGTGAACTTGAGAACCTTAATTCAAAAGGGATGGAGTTTCTGCCGTGTGAGACCTCTTCGCCAAACGGGATTCCGTCAACGTTTGATCTTGTTTCCAAGGTTGCGACCATAGCAGCGGGTTACGAGATAGAAAAGGTGCTGAGAGACGTGGATTGCTGA
- a CDS encoding RDD family protein, with translation MKCPECGYTSFDYLEECKKCGAVLSPVPIFKYLYEDELSTEVVIGGDRELAPSGVLTWSETVEALSELGAPDELRDEGLAADETEEMEDFLRFERDLGEEIAEVEAEAKEEEIEKESPPPLPHGMVPATFGERFFAFSVDLLFTLCVAAVALLSGAHLIGETFFPGFSEFVSIWGWVCLCAYILATTYFIFLPFLCGTTLGNAVAGIRVVMQDGSLAGFQANLLRWIGWVFSVATVFLGFALAVPDPQRKTLSDRLCGTFVVRVS, from the coding sequence ATGAAATGTCCTGAGTGCGGTTACACAAGCTTCGATTATCTTGAGGAATGCAAGAAATGTGGAGCCGTCCTGTCACCAGTGCCTATTTTTAAGTATCTCTACGAAGACGAGCTGAGTACGGAGGTGGTTATTGGCGGGGACAGAGAACTCGCACCCAGCGGCGTTCTTACCTGGTCCGAGACTGTTGAAGCCCTGAGCGAGCTTGGCGCCCCGGATGAGCTTCGGGACGAGGGTTTGGCGGCGGATGAGACAGAGGAGATGGAGGATTTTCTCAGGTTTGAAAGGGACCTGGGAGAGGAAATCGCGGAGGTAGAGGCGGAAGCAAAGGAAGAAGAAATAGAAAAGGAGAGTCCCCCGCCGCTGCCCCACGGAATGGTGCCTGCGACTTTCGGAGAGAGATTTTTCGCGTTCTCCGTTGATCTTCTGTTTACTCTCTGCGTGGCTGCTGTTGCGCTTCTCTCGGGAGCGCACCTGATCGGAGAGACTTTTTTCCCGGGTTTCAGCGAGTTTGTTTCCATATGGGGATGGGTATGTCTTTGCGCTTATATCTTGGCGACCACTTATTTTATTTTTCTTCCCTTCTTGTGCGGAACGACTCTCGGAAATGCGGTTGCGGGTATTCGGGTCGTGATGCAGGACGGTTCACTTGCCGGGTTTCAGGCAAACTTACTCAGGTGGATAGGCTGGGTTTTTTCCGTGGCCACGGTTTTTTTGGGTTTTGCACTGGCGGTACCTGATCCTCAACGCAAGACTCTCAGTGACAGGCTCTGCGGAACTTTCGTCGTAAGGGTCTCATAG